One Comamonas sp. 26 genomic region harbors:
- a CDS encoding DUF2917 domain-containing protein, which yields MHSALTPKPWNTLPLPASAAVRTLHIHAGQSLWLQTQSGIVWLTCEGQLADSFLHPGQSLRIAGPAKLHLGAQGSQKSQGASLRWCDAAVAPPPALAASTTPA from the coding sequence ATGCACTCAGCCCTTACTCCCAAGCCCTGGAACACCTTGCCTCTACCCGCTTCCGCAGCGGTGCGGACGCTGCACATCCACGCCGGCCAAAGCCTCTGGTTGCAGACGCAGAGCGGCATCGTCTGGCTGACCTGTGAAGGCCAACTGGCAGATAGCTTTCTGCACCCCGGCCAATCACTGCGCATTGCCGGGCCTGCCAAGCTACACCTCGGGGCCCAAGGATCACAAAAATCTCAGGGTGCCAGCCTGCGCTGGTGCGATGCCGCTGTCGCGCCGCCACCAGCTCTTGCTGCATCTACGACACCAGCCTGA
- a CDS encoding PLP-dependent aminotransferase family protein, translating to MEFDASTPRYLQIAGRLSQAIRQGALSHGEKLPSVRMLARQYGVAQTTVVQAYHWLEDAQQITARPRSGFFVAPRAVQLPEPKIARPMRRPQAVSLDWLGQRVLGREQPEGMVSFSSGTPGIDLLNPDRVRRAVTRSVQTHRHLLCTYPASDGHEEARRALARYALGLGCSLDPERILITGGCMDSVALCLRAVTEPGDVVALESPTHFSFLEVLQALQLKALEIPCHPRHGISLDALQLALDTQPVKALLLVPTLSNPLGSCMPQAERKRLVQLAVQHDLPVIEDAIYADLAEGDAMRRSIKSYDSTGQVMLCHSFSKTLAPGLRLGWLEAGRWTDRLRHIKEMQAGGQSAVLELALADLISQAGHHAAMRQLRAAIAARMEQARQVIAQSFPAGTRVSDPPGGLLLWLELPAQLDAAALHQACLAQQILIAPGALFGAAGRFKQGIRLGLGGDWTPQHLQALRQVGAIACSMRS from the coding sequence ATGGAATTCGATGCATCCACACCGCGCTACCTGCAGATCGCCGGGCGACTGAGCCAGGCCATACGACAAGGGGCACTGTCACATGGGGAAAAGCTGCCGTCCGTTCGCATGTTGGCACGGCAGTACGGGGTGGCGCAGACCACGGTGGTGCAGGCCTACCACTGGCTGGAAGATGCACAGCAGATCACTGCGCGGCCACGCTCCGGTTTTTTTGTTGCGCCGCGAGCTGTGCAACTGCCGGAGCCCAAGATTGCCCGGCCCATGCGTCGCCCGCAGGCCGTCTCGCTGGACTGGCTGGGGCAGCGCGTTCTGGGACGTGAGCAGCCCGAGGGCATGGTGTCCTTCAGCAGCGGTACCCCCGGCATTGATTTGCTCAACCCCGACCGTGTGCGCCGCGCTGTCACGCGCTCGGTCCAAACGCACCGCCACCTGCTGTGCACCTATCCCGCTTCGGACGGGCATGAAGAAGCGCGGCGTGCATTGGCGCGTTATGCCCTGGGACTGGGCTGCAGTCTCGATCCAGAACGCATTCTCATCACTGGCGGCTGCATGGACAGCGTGGCCCTGTGTCTGCGCGCAGTTACCGAGCCCGGTGATGTGGTGGCACTGGAGTCGCCTACGCATTTCTCGTTTCTCGAGGTGTTGCAGGCCTTGCAGCTGAAAGCGCTGGAAATTCCCTGTCACCCGCGCCACGGCATTTCGCTGGATGCGCTGCAGCTGGCTCTGGACACCCAGCCCGTCAAAGCGCTGCTGCTGGTGCCCACGCTCAGTAATCCGTTGGGCAGTTGCATGCCTCAGGCCGAGCGCAAGCGCTTGGTTCAATTGGCTGTGCAGCACGACCTGCCTGTGATTGAGGATGCCATCTACGCCGATCTGGCCGAAGGCGATGCCATGCGCCGCAGCATCAAATCCTATGACAGCACGGGGCAGGTCATGCTCTGCCATTCATTTTCCAAGACGCTGGCGCCGGGTCTGAGGCTGGGTTGGCTGGAAGCGGGGCGCTGGACGGACAGGCTGCGCCACATCAAAGAGATGCAGGCTGGCGGCCAGTCGGCAGTGCTGGAGCTGGCGCTGGCCGACCTGATCTCGCAGGCCGGTCACCACGCCGCCATGCGTCAGCTGCGCGCCGCCATTGCTGCGCGGATGGAGCAGGCACGGCAGGTGATTGCACAGAGCTTTCCGGCAGGCACGAGGGTCAGCGACCCACCCGGAGGCCTGCTGCTGTGGTTGGAGTTGCCCGCGCAGCTGGATGCTGCGGCCTTGCATCAAGCTTGCCTGGCGCAGCAGATTCTGATAGCACCCGGTGCGTTGTTTGGCGCTGCAGGGCGCTTCAAGCAAGGAATACGCTTGGGTCTGGGGGGAGACTGGACGCCGCAGCATCTGCAGGCCTTGCGACAAGTGGGGGCGATAGCCTGTTCCATGCGTAGTTGA